One window from the genome of Leptospira johnsonii encodes:
- a CDS encoding KpsF/GutQ family sugar-phosphate isomerase — MGNTLDKVKKALDTEIEAILHFRENLDPNVEKAVELIFQSKGKVVVTGVGKSGDVGKKIASTLSSTGTPSYFLHPSDAAHGDAGILAQGDVVIAIGKSGESEELLNLLPTIKSIGAKLVGLTANPQSRLALDCDIVILTPVLKEACPLELAPTSSTTIALMLGDAIAMALMELRNFQKEDFALYHPAGRLGKRLSLKVDDVMRKGDKLAKVSSDASLEEVLAEITTKLVGATGVVETNGKLIGFVTDYDIRKLLNAGKLDKSIKAKELMNPKPTVFESGIMAYDVLQSMERREKPISVAPIVSKDGVLLGIVSIHDLLQKGL; from the coding sequence GTGGGAAATACATTAGATAAAGTTAAAAAAGCTTTGGATACAGAGATCGAAGCTATTCTTCATTTTAGAGAGAACCTAGATCCGAATGTAGAAAAAGCTGTAGAGCTGATCTTCCAATCCAAAGGAAAGGTAGTCGTAACCGGAGTCGGAAAATCCGGAGACGTAGGTAAAAAGATCGCGTCCACTCTATCTTCTACAGGAACTCCTTCTTATTTTCTTCATCCATCTGATGCGGCACATGGTGACGCCGGAATTTTAGCACAAGGCGATGTAGTCATCGCGATCGGCAAGAGCGGAGAAAGTGAAGAATTACTTAACCTTCTTCCTACCATAAAAAGTATAGGGGCCAAATTGGTAGGTTTAACTGCAAATCCTCAATCCAGATTGGCCTTGGACTGTGATATTGTTATCTTAACACCGGTATTAAAAGAAGCATGTCCTTTAGAACTCGCACCTACTTCCAGCACAACAATCGCGTTGATGTTGGGAGACGCCATCGCAATGGCATTAATGGAACTTAGAAATTTCCAAAAAGAGGATTTTGCGCTCTATCATCCTGCAGGAAGACTCGGAAAAAGATTGTCTCTGAAAGTGGACGACGTGATGAGAAAAGGTGACAAACTTGCAAAAGTAAGTTCCGATGCAAGTTTAGAAGAAGTTCTTGCAGAGATCACAACCAAGCTGGTGGGTGCAACAGGAGTTGTAGAGACTAACGGCAAATTGATCGGATTCGTAACCGATTATGATATTAGAAAATTATTAAATGCCGGAAAACTCGACAAGTCCATCAAAGCGAAAGAATTGATGAACCCTAAACCGACAGTATTCGAAAGCGGGATCATGGCTTACGATGTTCTACAATCTATGGAAAGAAGAGAAAAACCTATCTCAGTAGCTCCAATCGTTTCCAAAGACGGAGTTTTACTCGGTATCGTCTCCATTCACGATCTCTTGCAAAAAGGACTCTAA
- a CDS encoding type I 3-dehydroquinate dehydratase yields MSLNESQKIRIILTLNEEEFFGLKTLPKADFLEIRLDQFHSDKDTPERILNKIKELNAACVFTYRQPEDSSLKSLGVWNRENISPLLSGLESGKHYIDLELDKDNPVFNGVDEDRFGIIRSVHSFSGIPDFEELLFFLRPVTEEVLATVKSQLPFQRIFKIAALPRNEQESEEFKNSALKLSKLCAKQNIPIGFCGILMGESGKEFRIFPEKIGSQFTYCCLGEPKAPGQVDLETVLSKRK; encoded by the coding sequence ATGAGCCTAAACGAGTCTCAAAAAATACGGATCATTCTTACTTTGAATGAAGAGGAGTTTTTTGGATTAAAAACTCTTCCGAAAGCCGATTTTTTAGAGATACGTTTGGACCAATTCCATTCCGACAAGGATACCCCGGAAAGGATCCTAAATAAGATAAAAGAACTAAACGCAGCCTGTGTATTCACTTATAGACAACCAGAAGATTCTAGCCTAAAAAGTTTAGGAGTTTGGAATAGAGAGAATATCTCACCCTTACTCTCCGGGTTAGAATCAGGAAAACATTATATAGATTTGGAATTGGATAAGGACAATCCCGTTTTTAATGGAGTTGATGAGGATCGTTTTGGGATCATTCGATCCGTTCATAGCTTTTCAGGAATTCCAGATTTTGAAGAATTATTATTTTTCTTGAGACCAGTCACGGAAGAAGTTTTAGCGACTGTAAAATCACAACTTCCTTTCCAAAGGATCTTTAAGATAGCAGCGCTTCCTAGGAACGAACAGGAATCCGAAGAATTCAAAAATTCTGCTCTAAAACTTTCTAAACTTTGTGCGAAACAGAATATTCCAATCGGTTTCTGCGGAATACTGATGGGAGAATCCGGAAAAGAATTCAGGATCTTTCCTGAGAAAATAGGATCTCAGTTTACCTATTGTTGTTTGGGAGAACCAAAAGCTCCCGGGCAAGTGGATCTAGAAACGGTCCTTTCTAAAAGAAAATGA
- a CDS encoding tetratricopeptide repeat protein, producing MTRPLFSLLICFSIFFFSNSVFADMKEGKKAYSRKDYTEALKQFQKYNDGNPSSGEAWMYMGYIYESRKDYTKSIQAFKKAVSLNLPKKDLVNSLTKIILYHNYQRDYGEVISYSNRLLKIDPDLSHIQKIRAAAEERYSSGGSYRKPVYHEEEPEQESVSSLEKKLKQDPNNKEILWGLALAYYNEKEFAKSESILSGLVKNEPENVEYGYKYGALLVRIGNYDDALIVLNRIEPKIPSEREKLLYYTHLTQAAAYHKKKNFEEASKYYRKAHANKHTVLPLIGLTKIKWQQKDCDNAIKTAEKALEYGEKTREIRMYIGLCKIQIGKKEEGYDLLKEIGASIEKENPELKDLSDVYYDGILKLARYYTNNGNYEKALKYFHAVQPDEEEIREYNFYLGKTYLYTASVEKAINHLERVEDSAGAYYLLAKCYAEKNDQERTMSYIKKSGSIKSSYWVSAEKDKAFKKFRSDEGFKTFLETRAGTRDHKKSDDDKEADDSQDKD from the coding sequence ATGACTAGGCCGCTCTTTTCCTTACTGATTTGCTTTAGTATATTCTTCTTTTCCAATTCTGTCTTCGCAGATATGAAAGAAGGTAAAAAAGCTTATTCTAGAAAAGACTACACAGAGGCTCTCAAACAATTCCAAAAATATAACGATGGAAACCCCTCTTCCGGTGAGGCCTGGATGTACATGGGTTATATCTACGAGAGCAGAAAAGATTATACCAAATCCATCCAAGCATTCAAAAAAGCGGTCAGTTTAAACCTTCCTAAAAAGGATCTGGTCAATTCTCTTACAAAGATCATTCTATATCATAATTACCAAAGAGATTATGGAGAAGTGATCTCTTATTCCAATCGATTATTAAAGATCGACCCGGACCTTTCTCATATCCAAAAGATCAGAGCTGCCGCAGAAGAAAGATATTCTTCCGGAGGAAGCTATCGCAAGCCTGTCTATCATGAAGAAGAACCTGAGCAGGAAAGTGTTTCTAGTCTAGAGAAAAAGTTAAAACAGGATCCGAACAATAAAGAGATCCTTTGGGGACTCGCATTAGCTTATTATAATGAAAAAGAATTTGCTAAGTCCGAATCTATTCTTTCCGGATTAGTGAAGAATGAGCCGGAGAATGTGGAGTATGGCTACAAGTACGGAGCACTTCTCGTGCGCATTGGAAATTACGATGATGCGCTTATCGTTCTGAATCGTATAGAACCTAAGATCCCGTCCGAAAGGGAAAAATTACTTTATTATACGCATCTGACCCAAGCGGCCGCTTATCATAAGAAGAAAAATTTCGAAGAAGCTTCCAAGTATTATCGAAAGGCACACGCAAATAAGCATACGGTCCTTCCTTTGATCGGTTTGACCAAAATTAAGTGGCAACAAAAGGATTGTGATAACGCGATCAAAACCGCAGAAAAAGCCCTCGAATACGGAGAAAAAACTAGAGAGATCCGAATGTATATCGGACTTTGCAAGATACAGATCGGCAAAAAAGAAGAAGGTTATGATCTTCTGAAAGAGATCGGTGCTTCCATAGAAAAAGAAAATCCGGAACTAAAAGATCTTTCGGACGTGTATTACGACGGCATCTTAAAACTCGCCAGATATTATACAAATAACGGCAACTACGAAAAGGCTCTCAAATATTTCCATGCTGTCCAACCAGACGAAGAAGAAATCAGAGAATACAATTTCTATTTAGGTAAAACATATTTATACACGGCTTCCGTTGAAAAAGCGATCAACCATTTAGAAAGGGTAGAAGATTCTGCGGGCGCGTATTACTTATTAGCAAAATGTTACGCAGAGAAGAACGATCAAGAAAGGACAATGTCCTATATTAAAAAATCCGGAAGTATCAAATCTTCTTATTGGGTATCTGCGGAAAAAGACAAAGCATTCAAGAAATTCAGATCCGACGAAGGTTTCAAAACATTCTTAGAGACAAGAGCCGGAACTAGAGATCATAAAAAATCGGATGACGATAAAGAAGCCGACGATTCCCAAGATAAGGATTAA
- a CDS encoding GMC family oxidoreductase, with translation MGAIPEANYKIITPEKHESLIKENGIKDGVWKLQAEAVIIGSGAGGAVVAATLAKAGWKVVLIEEGGYFTPAKFTGDEFLSQARLYRDAGFIISEEQTLSILQGRTIGGSTTVNWQTSLYPPDYVTNEWDSRFGWKGYGRQEMDAYISEVHERIGVHEVPQNLINANNNTLMKGGKALGLHPEVLKNNNRGCIGLGRCGLGCPINAKQSAFLTWIPDAIEAGATVISNMRAQYIQDGDIKTVVAEFTPDPYEKAPNNVLEKVVIEAPVVIVSAGAIEGPALLQRSGLGNEWVGRNLKVHPTSTNFAIFDETINMFSGPPQSAVIKDGHNQDNTGYGYWLEVAPFRPTLASSLIPFYGQKQFDTMKKYPNMSAGIVLVRDGADGEANASVKWSLGRRKVYFEITPTDGKNLLKGLKALAEVQVAAGAKAIVFPFPDVEDPIPVDKNSKFDWILDKSIEPGKIAIGSAHPHGSIQAAKSADLGAVDLDFQLFGHKNIFVMDASVYPTGLSVNPQITTMSVNLRAARALAQRKAEVLGNK, from the coding sequence ATGGGAGCGATTCCTGAAGCAAATTATAAGATCATAACTCCGGAAAAACACGAATCTTTGATCAAAGAGAACGGAATCAAAGACGGAGTTTGGAAATTACAAGCAGAAGCAGTCATCATAGGTTCCGGTGCAGGAGGAGCGGTGGTCGCGGCCACTCTTGCAAAAGCAGGATGGAAAGTTGTCCTGATCGAAGAGGGCGGATATTTTACTCCTGCAAAATTCACTGGAGATGAGTTTCTTTCCCAAGCCAGATTGTATAGAGATGCTGGATTTATTATTTCGGAAGAACAGACTCTTTCCATTCTACAGGGAAGGACGATCGGAGGTTCTACCACTGTAAATTGGCAAACTTCACTTTATCCTCCTGATTATGTGACCAACGAATGGGATTCCCGTTTTGGTTGGAAAGGTTACGGAAGACAGGAAATGGACGCTTATATTTCCGAAGTCCATGAAAGGATTGGTGTCCACGAAGTTCCTCAAAATCTGATCAATGCCAACAATAACACCTTGATGAAAGGTGGAAAAGCTTTAGGTCTACATCCGGAAGTATTAAAAAATAATAATAGAGGATGTATCGGCCTAGGGCGTTGCGGTTTGGGTTGTCCAATTAACGCAAAACAATCCGCATTCTTAACTTGGATCCCGGATGCGATCGAGGCAGGCGCGACCGTTATCTCCAATATGAGGGCACAATACATCCAAGACGGGGATATAAAAACTGTCGTTGCAGAATTCACACCAGATCCTTACGAAAAGGCTCCAAACAATGTTTTGGAAAAAGTAGTGATCGAAGCTCCTGTAGTAATCGTAAGTGCAGGTGCGATCGAAGGACCTGCATTATTACAAAGATCCGGACTAGGAAACGAGTGGGTGGGAAGAAATTTGAAAGTCCATCCTACAAGCACGAACTTTGCGATCTTTGACGAGACGATCAATATGTTCTCCGGACCTCCTCAATCCGCAGTGATCAAAGACGGTCATAACCAAGACAATACCGGTTATGGATATTGGTTAGAAGTGGCTCCATTCCGTCCTACCTTGGCAAGTTCACTGATCCCTTTTTATGGACAGAAACAATTCGATACTATGAAAAAGTATCCGAACATGAGTGCGGGGATCGTGCTAGTTCGTGACGGTGCAGACGGTGAAGCGAATGCTTCTGTGAAATGGTCTTTAGGAAGAAGAAAAGTATATTTCGAGATCACTCCGACAGACGGTAAAAATCTACTCAAAGGTCTGAAGGCATTAGCCGAAGTCCAAGTGGCTGCAGGTGCAAAGGCAATCGTATTTCCGTTTCCTGATGTGGAAGATCCAATCCCAGTAGATAAAAATTCCAAGTTTGATTGGATCCTGGACAAGAGCATTGAACCTGGAAAGATCGCGATCGGTTCCGCTCACCCTCATGGTTCTATCCAAGCGGCTAAGTCAGCCGACCTAGGTGCGGTAGATCTGGATTTCCAACTCTTCGGCCATAAGAATATTTTTGTAATGGATGCTTCTGTGTATCCTACAGGATTATCCGTAAATCCTCAAATTACGACTATGAGTGTGAATCTGAGAGCCGCAAGAGCCTTGGCTCAAAGAAAGGCAGAGGTTTTAGGAAATAAATAA
- a CDS encoding ribonuclease R family protein produces MTQKKKIVKQIQIKKKTKPKENGEKSKEPIRSRSKESDENDLRKKIREAKEKVSRKKKDHKSSRSKKLEIFPSEQKVSAPSFKKERKDKNKSFKQEIAKKSHEEIPSPKEETNYKKSSYENQNKNPGYSPKSSHNKNESHVPGSKPKFYDRRHGSHDWERENEPGRKLLKFFRSRAGKVLSMQEVNSKFIAHAGQKKGYRREKWEAQEQKRSAEEVLIFFEKEGLIEIQKKNIIVRPNQTLQGTISLSKKGDGFVKLTTGTEVFVPGQYTSSAIQGDFVEILPTGIGRKGKLEGEVVSVLRRGRELYRMKVTEKDYKFIVGTFLDMEGDLKEGFLPRKTLLQDLQDEINVGDVLIVTLKQDSDHEKNLYEAHFVRFESDTKEDTDLMRMLMKYNYTILYPEEVKLEELPDEVDESTVDNWNSRVDLRELKSITIDGEYSKDFDDAISFIEEGKKIRFYVHIADVSHYVQPGSDLDVEAYSRATSVYLGSRVVPMLPPELSENLCSLVAKKNRLAFTVEMEADWSGTIFHAKFYKSIIRVEERYTYNRAEEEIKAGDPNNWIFKMMKFADILRKRRLNSGRVDLNLKETKVVTDSEHNVIEIKPVERLQAHILIEEFMLSANIKVAEYIRKKERPTLYRVHEPMDVEKLEMLNSFLRLNGVKAQLKDTSYESIRQVLQVIEGSPSERLFNISLLRSFMQAYYSGEYLGHWGLGFKDYCHFTSPIRRYPDLVCHRVLESILLFDEEPYSEEDIKVMGLHTSHEERKATDSERDYYKLKACRYLEKTGIKEFTATLVGFKSAVAFVELNNPPVEAVIPAIEFTDEGELQAETDFTFYSKKYTKQYSLGETFPVELDRIDFEEIKIYVKMKKFQKKG; encoded by the coding sequence ATGACACAAAAAAAGAAAATAGTTAAACAAATACAAATAAAGAAAAAAACAAAACCAAAAGAGAATGGCGAGAAAAGCAAGGAACCAATTAGGTCCAGATCCAAAGAATCGGATGAGAACGATCTAAGAAAGAAGATCAGAGAAGCAAAGGAGAAGGTTTCTAGAAAGAAAAAAGATCATAAGTCTTCTCGCTCAAAGAAACTAGAAATATTTCCGTCTGAGCAAAAAGTTTCGGCTCCTTCTTTTAAAAAAGAAAGAAAAGATAAAAATAAATCGTTTAAGCAAGAAATCGCAAAAAAATCCCACGAAGAAATTCCTTCACCAAAGGAAGAAACAAACTACAAAAAGTCTTCTTACGAAAATCAAAATAAGAATCCAGGATATTCTCCTAAATCTTCCCACAACAAAAACGAATCTCACGTGCCCGGATCCAAGCCCAAGTTTTATGATAGAAGGCACGGAAGTCATGATTGGGAAAGAGAGAATGAACCTGGCAGAAAACTTCTGAAATTTTTCCGTTCTAGAGCGGGAAAGGTACTCTCAATGCAAGAGGTGAACTCCAAGTTCATTGCTCATGCAGGTCAGAAAAAAGGATATAGAAGAGAAAAATGGGAAGCCCAAGAACAAAAACGTTCTGCGGAAGAAGTTTTGATCTTTTTTGAAAAAGAAGGTCTGATAGAGATCCAAAAAAAGAACATCATCGTTCGTCCCAATCAAACCTTACAGGGAACGATCTCCTTAAGTAAAAAAGGAGACGGTTTCGTAAAACTGACTACAGGCACCGAAGTATTCGTCCCGGGCCAGTATACTTCTTCTGCAATCCAAGGCGATTTTGTGGAAATTCTTCCTACAGGGATCGGCCGTAAAGGAAAACTAGAAGGAGAAGTTGTCTCAGTTCTTAGAAGAGGCCGTGAGCTTTATAGAATGAAGGTAACGGAGAAGGATTATAAATTTATAGTCGGTACCTTTTTGGACATGGAAGGAGATTTGAAAGAAGGTTTTCTTCCCCGCAAGACATTACTGCAAGATCTGCAAGACGAGATAAACGTCGGAGATGTTTTGATCGTAACCTTGAAACAAGATTCTGATCACGAAAAGAATCTATACGAAGCTCACTTTGTTCGTTTCGAGTCGGATACCAAAGAAGATACGGATCTGATGAGAATGTTAATGAAGTACAATTATACCATCCTCTATCCGGAGGAAGTAAAATTGGAAGAACTTCCTGACGAAGTGGATGAGTCTACGGTAGACAATTGGAATTCAAGAGTGGACTTGAGAGAACTCAAATCTATCACGATAGACGGAGAATATTCCAAGGACTTTGACGATGCAATCTCCTTCATAGAAGAAGGTAAGAAGATCAGATTCTACGTTCATATCGCGGATGTTTCACATTATGTGCAACCTGGTTCAGATTTGGATGTGGAGGCTTATTCAAGAGCTACTTCCGTATATTTGGGAAGTAGAGTGGTTCCTATGTTACCTCCTGAACTTTCCGAAAATCTTTGCAGCCTTGTGGCTAAGAAGAATCGACTGGCATTCACAGTTGAAATGGAAGCTGATTGGAGTGGAACCATCTTCCATGCAAAGTTTTACAAGTCCATAATCCGAGTAGAGGAAAGATACACTTATAATCGCGCAGAAGAAGAGATCAAAGCAGGAGATCCGAATAATTGGATCTTCAAAATGATGAAATTTGCGGACATTCTTAGAAAGAGAAGACTGAACTCCGGAAGAGTGGATCTGAATCTGAAAGAAACCAAGGTGGTCACAGATTCGGAACACAATGTTATAGAGATCAAACCTGTAGAAAGATTACAGGCTCATATCCTGATCGAAGAATTCATGCTTTCTGCAAATATCAAGGTGGCTGAGTACATTCGTAAAAAAGAAAGACCGACTTTGTATCGTGTCCACGAACCGATGGACGTGGAAAAACTGGAGATGTTAAATTCATTTCTAAGATTGAATGGGGTTAAAGCTCAACTTAAGGATACAAGTTACGAATCTATTCGCCAAGTCCTGCAAGTGATTGAAGGAAGTCCTTCAGAGCGTTTGTTCAATATTTCCCTCTTGAGAAGTTTTATGCAGGCTTACTATTCCGGAGAATATCTGGGACATTGGGGCTTAGGTTTCAAAGACTATTGTCATTTCACTTCTCCCATTCGTCGTTATCCAGACTTGGTATGTCATAGAGTTTTAGAAAGTATTCTTCTCTTCGACGAAGAACCTTATTCTGAAGAAGATATCAAAGTAATGGGACTTCATACTTCTCACGAAGAAAGAAAGGCAACCGACTCCGAAAGGGATTATTATAAGCTCAAGGCTTGTAGATACTTGGAAAAAACAGGGATCAAAGAATTTACTGCGACCCTTGTTGGATTTAAATCTGCAGTTGCATTTGTGGAATTGAATAATCCTCCTGTGGAAGCTGTGATTCCCGCAATAGAATTTACCGACGAAGGTGAGCTACAAGCAGAGACAGACTTCACATTCTATTCTAAAAAATATACCAAACAATATTCATTAGGTGAAACCTTTCCTGTTGAATTGGATAGAATTGATTTTGAAGAAATTAAAATTTACGTGAAGATGAAAAAATTCCAAAAGAAAGGATAG
- a CDS encoding UpxY family transcription antiterminator, with amino-acid sequence MSESSKSWYAIYTNSRAEKKLALELSKKGITQYLPIISTKKQWSDRIKTVLVPVFPSYVFVKIDIRTEKLKVLETSGAVRFISIGETPLVIEEDDIEAVRQIVTEYPDRIKIEREKLLAPGKKVLIRNGPFKDIRARVIRKGSKSSILVSISGMDTTVSLELDSELLETDEEN; translated from the coding sequence ATGAGTGAATCTTCTAAATCATGGTATGCAATTTATACCAATTCAAGGGCCGAAAAGAAGTTAGCGTTAGAACTTTCCAAAAAGGGAATAACCCAATACTTGCCGATTATTTCGACCAAAAAACAATGGTCTGATAGGATCAAAACGGTTTTAGTCCCTGTTTTTCCTTCTTATGTATTCGTAAAAATTGATATAAGAACGGAAAAACTAAAAGTCCTGGAAACCTCAGGAGCAGTGCGATTCATTTCTATCGGCGAAACTCCTCTCGTAATCGAAGAGGACGATATCGAAGCGGTCCGCCAGATTGTAACGGAGTATCCCGATAGGATCAAGATCGAAAGGGAAAAGCTGCTGGCTCCGGGTAAGAAGGTACTTATCAGGAACGGACCTTTTAAAGATATTAGGGCCAGAGTAATCCGAAAAGGAAGTAAATCGTCGATTCTTGTTTCCATCTCGGGAATGGATACTACAGTATCCTTAGAATTGGATTCGGAACTATTAGAAACGGACGAGGAGAATTAG